A single Curtobacterium sp. MCJR17_020 DNA region contains:
- a CDS encoding prepilin-type N-terminal cleavage/methylation domain-containing protein, protein MYFALMGKLDARRKGLLKDDEKGFTLIELLVVVIIIGILAAIAIPVYISVQNNAKNSAVKSDISNAKTAVVTVMTNGATSTLPASLTADQLTSGDYKAAGSTSGVDTTLTYTVTNDKSAFCIQGKSTSTGKTFGATDASGVAEGTCSAGVFTKASS, encoded by the coding sequence ATGTACTTCGCTCTCATGGGCAAGCTCGACGCTCGCCGCAAGGGTCTCCTGAAGGACGACGAGAAGGGCTTCACCCTCATCGAGCTCCTGGTCGTCGTGATCATCATCGGCATCCTCGCCGCGATCGCCATCCCGGTCTACATCAGCGTGCAGAACAACGCGAAGAACTCGGCTGTGAAGTCCGACATCTCCAACGCGAAGACCGCGGTCGTCACCGTGATGACGAACGGAGCGACGAGCACCCTCCCGGCATCTCTGACCGCGGATCAACTCACGTCGGGCGACTACAAGGCCGCGGGGAGCACCTCTGGCGTTGACACGACCCTGACCTACACGGTGACCAACGACAAGAGCGCGTTCTGCATCCAGGGGAAGAGCACTTCCACCGGGAAGACCTTCGGCGCCACCGACGCGTCGGGCGTTGCTGAGGGTACGTGCAGCGCAGGCGTCTTCACGAAGGCCTCCTCGTAA